In Maridesulfovibrio sp., the following proteins share a genomic window:
- a CDS encoding succinylglutamate desuccinylase/aspartoacylase family protein, with protein sequence MSTKKWGSEEKNRWLAQAVFEKDYRKDVLDRIFALPETLHVEKYGHLSYDPERYPLYGILSADWTAELPTALITAGVHGYETGGIYAALEFLENMAQDYAGKFNLAVVPCVSPWGYETNNRWNPYAVDPNRSFANEEAEESALLKRFVSTIQDEILIHIDLHETTDRDKTVFRPALAARDGLQETSEAIPQGFYLVADEERPELDFQMTIIKAVEAVTPIAPKDAEGKILGKPAMGHGVIYYPMRELGLSGMLTNAPYHTTTEIYPDGDWMTRQASIDGQLAVIKSGLDYVI encoded by the coding sequence ATGAGCACAAAAAAATGGGGATCTGAAGAAAAAAACAGGTGGCTTGCTCAAGCTGTTTTTGAAAAAGATTACCGGAAAGACGTGTTGGACAGAATTTTCGCCTTGCCGGAAACACTGCACGTTGAAAAATACGGTCACCTCTCTTACGACCCGGAGCGTTACCCTCTTTACGGAATCTTATCCGCAGACTGGACAGCAGAACTGCCAACCGCACTGATAACTGCAGGTGTACACGGCTATGAAACAGGCGGTATTTACGCGGCACTTGAATTTCTGGAAAACATGGCTCAGGACTATGCCGGAAAATTCAATCTGGCGGTCGTTCCATGTGTAAGCCCTTGGGGATATGAAACCAATAACCGCTGGAATCCCTACGCCGTGGACCCGAACCGTTCCTTCGCCAATGAAGAAGCCGAAGAATCAGCCCTGCTGAAGCGGTTCGTTTCAACGATACAGGATGAAATTCTAATCCATATAGACCTGCATGAGACAACTGACCGCGACAAAACAGTATTCCGCCCGGCACTGGCCGCAAGAGACGGACTGCAAGAAACATCGGAAGCCATTCCGCAGGGATTTTATCTCGTAGCAGATGAAGAAAGACCGGAGCTTGATTTCCAGATGACTATCATAAAAGCAGTTGAAGCAGTAACTCCCATTGCTCCCAAAGATGCTGAAGGTAAAATTCTCGGTAAGCCGGCCATGGGCCACGGGGTTATATACTACCCCATGCGCGAGCTTGGTCTAAGCGGCATGCTGACCAACGCTCCCTATCACACCACCACGGAAATCTATCCGGACGGAGACTGGATGACAAGGCAAGCAAGCATAGATGGACAGCTGGCAGTCATCAAAAGTGGGCTGGATTACGTAATTTAA
- a CDS encoding GyrI-like domain-containing protein: MKYKERYFIGDMSKICNISKKALRYYDQINLIPSQRHDYNNYRYYTRESLLSVPVIKYYKQMGFTLEEMKEFIEGSAKHVFKSIQHSFRAKIRELEEEQEKIRRRHVSVKDWYELVREAEMVIDNNINAVSIKYIESSNLLFQDQLFENDLQWSIINLEFTKHVEEVNNAITGPVIINFSSRKDRIEGENQKIKMLQKTVIPCSEENTYEFAGDMMLSCYHIGAHEDIHKTYMKMERWAANSGYLLSEESFERYVTDYWTTSNSNKFVTEILIKCSRHGDPED, translated from the coding sequence GTGAAGTACAAGGAACGTTATTTCATCGGGGACATGAGCAAGATTTGCAACATATCCAAGAAAGCACTACGTTACTATGACCAGATCAATCTCATTCCCTCCCAGCGGCACGACTACAACAACTATAGGTATTACACCCGGGAATCCCTGCTCTCTGTCCCGGTTATCAAATATTACAAACAAATGGGTTTCACCCTCGAGGAGATGAAAGAATTCATCGAGGGCAGCGCAAAACATGTTTTCAAATCCATTCAGCACTCGTTCCGTGCCAAGATCAGAGAACTTGAAGAGGAACAGGAAAAAATCCGCCGCAGACATGTATCTGTCAAAGACTGGTATGAACTTGTCCGCGAAGCCGAAATGGTCATTGATAATAACATCAATGCTGTTTCGATTAAGTACATCGAAAGCAGCAATCTTCTTTTTCAAGACCAGTTGTTTGAAAATGATTTGCAGTGGTCGATTATTAACCTTGAGTTCACAAAACATGTGGAAGAAGTAAACAACGCGATTACCGGCCCTGTTATCATCAACTTCTCGTCCCGCAAAGACCGCATTGAAGGCGAGAACCAAAAAATCAAGATGCTGCAAAAAACGGTTATCCCATGCAGCGAAGAAAATACTTATGAATTCGCCGGAGACATGATGCTTTCCTGCTACCACATCGGAGCTCATGAAGACATTCATAAAACTTATATGAAGATGGAACGCTGGGCGGCAAACAGCGGCTACCTGCTTAGCGAAGAATCCTTTGAGCGCTACGTTACCGACTACTGGACCACCAGCAACAGCAATAAATTTGTGACTGAAATACTAATCAAATGTTCGCGCCACGGTGACCCGGAAGATTGA
- a CDS encoding BMC domain-containing protein: MRYQGEEALGLIETLGMVPAIGGADQMLKTADVKLVGYENIGSTLVAVMVKGDVAAVKASVEAGSAAASEIGKLTAQNVMPRPIRGVGDIVSVHGVETADSDASGPRPRAMGLIETFGIVYILEAADAMMKAADVELIGYENVASGYISVLVQGDVAACQAAVEAGVKAVEQMEAEVYASLVIPTPHHDLAQITKIYAIENLLP; encoded by the coding sequence ATGAGGTATCAAGGCGAAGAGGCTCTCGGGCTTATCGAAACTCTCGGAATGGTTCCCGCCATCGGCGGTGCGGACCAGATGCTGAAAACAGCAGATGTTAAACTCGTCGGTTATGAAAACATCGGTTCTACACTCGTGGCCGTTATGGTCAAGGGTGATGTTGCAGCAGTTAAAGCTTCTGTCGAAGCCGGATCAGCAGCAGCATCAGAAATCGGTAAACTTACCGCTCAGAACGTAATGCCCCGCCCCATTCGCGGCGTCGGCGACATCGTGTCAGTCCACGGTGTGGAGACCGCAGACTCCGATGCTTCCGGTCCCCGTCCGCGGGCAATGGGTCTTATCGAAACATTCGGTATTGTTTATATCCTTGAAGCGGCAGACGCAATGATGAAGGCCGCTGATGTTGAACTCATCGGTTATGAAAACGTTGCATCCGGATACATTTCCGTTCTGGTTCAGGGTGATGTGGCTGCCTGTCAGGCTGCTGTTGAAGCCGGCGTGAAGGCTGTGGAACAGATGGAAGCGGAAGTATACGCATCCTTGGTTATCCCCACCCCTCACCACGATCTGGCTCAAATCACCAAGATTTACGCAATCGAAAACCTGCTTCCCTAG
- a CDS encoding aldehyde dehydrogenase family protein, translating to MIVDNDLLSIQQARILAENGFEAQKKLATFPQEKLDEIVEHIADAVEGHAEELALMSHEETDGGRWQDKLVKNLFVCNQVRKELRGMRCVGVINEDPQRKITDIGVPVGVIAALCPVTGPVSTTVYNTLIALKSGNGVIFSPHPAAVKSIGRVLDIMIEAGEACGLPEGSISYLETVTKSGTCELMGHRNISLIMVTGVPGMIKYAQQTGKPVIYGGTGNGPAFIERTANIGQAVQDIIASKTFDNGIAPSAEQSIVVDSCVADDVRKSLTSCGAYFMSECEADSLAELFIAPDGQRRKGMAGQSAQVLASRAGFRVPDTTTVLVAERKYVSDTDPYYREFLSPVLALYVEDDWMHACEKCIELLLHERNAHTLVIHSADEDVILQFALKKPVGRLLVNTPAAFGGMGATTNLFPSMTLGSSSAGFGITSDNVSPMNLIYVRKVGHGVKSAADVLGTSGQGTGQYKLNINDSNVVQVIQKILQQAIEAIDDPADR from the coding sequence ATGATTGTTGACAACGATTTACTCTCCATCCAGCAGGCCAGAATTCTGGCTGAGAACGGGTTCGAAGCCCAGAAAAAGCTGGCAACCTTTCCGCAGGAAAAGCTGGATGAAATAGTCGAGCACATTGCGGATGCGGTTGAGGGGCATGCCGAAGAGCTGGCGCTCATGTCTCACGAAGAGACTGACGGTGGCAGATGGCAGGACAAGCTGGTCAAGAACCTTTTTGTCTGTAATCAGGTCCGCAAGGAGCTGCGCGGTATGCGCTGTGTGGGTGTTATTAACGAAGACCCGCAGAGAAAGATTACCGACATCGGAGTTCCCGTTGGTGTAATCGCTGCCCTATGTCCAGTGACTGGACCGGTGTCTACTACGGTCTATAATACCCTGATTGCGTTAAAATCCGGTAACGGTGTTATTTTTTCCCCCCATCCCGCTGCTGTAAAAAGTATTGGCCGGGTTCTGGATATCATGATTGAAGCCGGAGAAGCCTGCGGGCTTCCCGAAGGCAGTATTTCCTATCTGGAAACTGTCACCAAGAGTGGAACCTGTGAACTTATGGGTCACAGGAACATCTCGCTGATCATGGTGACCGGAGTCCCCGGAATGATTAAGTATGCTCAGCAAACAGGTAAACCGGTCATTTACGGGGGAACCGGCAACGGTCCGGCTTTCATCGAACGTACTGCCAACATTGGGCAGGCTGTTCAGGACATTATTGCAAGCAAGACTTTTGATAACGGGATTGCTCCTTCAGCGGAGCAATCCATCGTTGTCGATTCCTGTGTTGCAGATGATGTCCGCAAGTCTCTGACTTCCTGCGGTGCATACTTCATGTCTGAATGTGAGGCTGATTCTCTGGCCGAACTGTTCATTGCACCCGACGGTCAGCGCAGAAAAGGTATGGCCGGACAATCGGCGCAGGTTCTGGCCAGTAGAGCCGGTTTCCGAGTCCCCGACACTACCACCGTTCTGGTGGCGGAGCGTAAGTACGTTTCCGACACCGACCCCTACTACAGAGAATTTCTTTCTCCGGTTCTGGCTCTTTACGTTGAAGACGACTGGATGCACGCTTGTGAAAAGTGCATTGAACTTTTGCTTCACGAAAGGAACGCCCACACCCTGGTCATTCACTCCGCAGATGAGGATGTGATTCTCCAGTTCGCTCTTAAAAAGCCTGTCGGACGTCTTCTGGTCAACACGCCGGCTGCTTTCGGCGGCATGGGCGCAACAACCAATCTGTTCCCCTCTATGACACTCGGCAGTTCTTCTGCCGGTTTCGGCATCACTTCCGACAACGTTTCCCCCATGAACCTGATCTACGTAAGAAAGGTCGGGCACGGGGTTAAAAGCGCGGCTGATGTATTGGGAACGTCTGGTCAGGGTACCGGTCAATACAAACTAAATATAAACGATTCCAATGTCGTGCAGGTCATCCAAAAGATCCTGCAACAGGCCATTGAAGCCATAGATGATCCTGCGGATCGCTAA
- the cutC gene encoding choline trimethylamine-lyase: MDLQSFSNKLAEATKNLTDAERASLKKIFEGVSAEVFKENAEQPAAAAPAACTETKGIPNGPTERHVKLKENFLKQVPSISIESARVMTEIAKANPGIPPAILRGKSFRASCEQAPLVIQDHELIVGNPTGAPRRASFSPEIAWRWMRDELDTIAYRPQDPFYISEEDKKYMKDVLFPFWESKSLDEYCEGQYREAGLWELSAESYVSDCSYHAVNGGGDSNPGYDVILMKKGMLDIKAEAEAHLEELDYENPEDLDKIYFYKSIIDTAEGVMIYAKRMSEYAAQKAAQETDPKRKAELLKISEVNARVPAHKPETFWEAIQAVWTIESLLVVEENQTGMSIGRVDQYMYPFFKADLEAGRMTEYEAFDLAGCMLVKMSEMMWLTSEDASKFFAGYQPFVNMCVGGVTREGFDATNDLTYLLMDAVRHVRIYQPSLATRVHNKSPQKYLKKIVEVIRSGMGFPAVHFDDAHIKMMLAKGVSIEDARDYCLMGCVEPQKSGRLYQWTSTAYTQWPICIELVMNHGVPLWYGKQVCPDFGPLESYDTYEKFEAAVKEMIKYVTKWTSVATVISQRVHRDHAPKPLMSLMYEGTMESGKDVASGGAMYNFGPGVVWSGLATYADSMAAIKKLVFDDKKYTLAQLNEALIAEFKGYDQIKADCLAAPKYGNDDDYVDMICADLVHFTETEHRKYKTLYSVLSHGTLSISNNTPFGQLLGASANGRDAWMPLSDGISPTQGADYKGPTAVIKSVSKMANDMMNIGMVHNFKIMAGLLDTPEGENSIITLLRTASALGNGEMQFNYLDNATLLDAQKHPENYRDLVVRVAGYSAFFVELCKDVQDEIISRTMMNDI, encoded by the coding sequence GTGGATCTTCAAAGTTTTTCCAACAAGCTTGCTGAAGCTACAAAAAACCTTACCGATGCAGAACGTGCCTCGCTGAAGAAAATTTTCGAAGGCGTTTCCGCAGAGGTCTTCAAAGAAAATGCTGAACAGCCTGCAGCTGCGGCTCCTGCTGCCTGCACCGAGACCAAAGGTATTCCCAATGGTCCTACCGAGCGTCATGTCAAACTGAAAGAGAACTTCCTCAAACAGGTTCCTTCTATCAGCATTGAGTCCGCTCGTGTCATGACCGAAATCGCCAAGGCCAATCCCGGTATTCCTCCGGCAATCCTGCGCGGTAAAAGTTTCCGTGCGAGTTGCGAACAGGCTCCTCTTGTAATTCAGGATCACGAGCTCATCGTTGGTAACCCTACCGGTGCTCCCCGTCGCGCTTCCTTCTCTCCTGAAATCGCATGGCGCTGGATGAGAGACGAGCTGGACACCATTGCTTACCGCCCTCAGGACCCCTTCTACATTTCTGAAGAAGACAAGAAATACATGAAGGATGTCCTTTTCCCCTTCTGGGAAAGCAAGTCCCTCGACGAATACTGCGAAGGCCAGTACCGCGAAGCTGGTCTCTGGGAACTCTCTGCTGAGTCTTACGTTTCCGACTGCTCTTACCACGCTGTGAACGGCGGTGGTGACTCCAACCCCGGTTATGATGTCATCCTTATGAAAAAAGGTATGCTCGATATCAAAGCCGAAGCTGAAGCGCATCTCGAAGAACTCGATTACGAGAATCCCGAAGATCTTGATAAGATTTACTTCTATAAGTCCATCATTGACACCGCTGAAGGTGTAATGATCTATGCTAAGCGTATGTCCGAGTACGCAGCTCAGAAAGCCGCTCAGGAAACCGATCCAAAGCGTAAAGCTGAACTGCTTAAAATCTCTGAAGTTAACGCTCGTGTACCTGCCCACAAGCCCGAAACTTTCTGGGAAGCTATTCAGGCAGTATGGACTATTGAGTCTCTGCTGGTTGTTGAAGAAAACCAGACCGGTATGTCCATCGGACGTGTTGACCAGTACATGTACCCCTTCTTCAAGGCTGACCTTGAAGCCGGACGCATGACTGAATACGAAGCATTCGACCTCGCCGGTTGTATGCTTGTTAAGATGTCTGAAATGATGTGGCTTACCAGTGAAGATGCTTCCAAATTCTTCGCCGGTTATCAGCCTTTCGTAAACATGTGCGTTGGTGGTGTTACCCGTGAAGGTTTCGACGCAACCAACGACCTGACCTACCTGCTCATGGACGCGGTTCGTCACGTTAGAATTTACCAGCCTTCCCTCGCTACCCGCGTTCACAACAAGTCTCCTCAGAAATACCTGAAGAAGATTGTTGAAGTTATCCGCTCCGGCATGGGTTTCCCCGCTGTTCATTTCGACGACGCGCACATCAAGATGATGCTCGCAAAAGGCGTATCCATTGAAGATGCGCGCGATTACTGCCTCATGGGTTGCGTTGAGCCTCAGAAATCCGGTCGTCTCTACCAGTGGACTTCCACTGCTTACACACAGTGGCCCATCTGCATCGAGCTGGTCATGAACCACGGTGTGCCTCTCTGGTACGGCAAGCAGGTCTGCCCGGACTTCGGTCCCCTTGAGTCTTACGACACCTACGAAAAATTCGAAGCTGCCGTTAAAGAAATGATCAAGTACGTGACCAAATGGACTAGCGTTGCAACTGTAATTTCCCAGCGCGTTCATAGGGATCATGCTCCTAAACCCCTCATGTCCCTTATGTACGAAGGCACCATGGAGTCCGGTAAGGACGTAGCCTCCGGCGGCGCCATGTACAACTTCGGTCCCGGCGTTGTCTGGTCCGGTCTTGCAACCTACGCCGACTCCATGGCAGCCATCAAAAAGCTCGTTTTCGATGACAAGAAATACACTCTTGCACAGCTCAACGAAGCATTGATTGCAGAATTCAAGGGCTATGACCAGATCAAGGCTGACTGCCTTGCAGCACCTAAATACGGAAACGACGATGACTACGTAGATATGATCTGCGCTGACCTCGTTCACTTCACCGAAACTGAGCACCGCAAGTACAAGACCCTGTACTCCGTACTCAGCCACGGAACTCTGTCCATCTCAAACAACACTCCTTTCGGTCAGCTGCTCGGCGCATCCGCTAACGGCCGTGACGCCTGGATGCCTCTTTCCGACGGTATCAGCCCGACTCAGGGTGCTGACTACAAAGGCCCCACCGCGGTTATCAAGTCTGTTTCCAAGATGGCTAACGACATGATGAACATCGGTATGGTTCATAACTTCAAGATTATGGCCGGACTGCTCGATACCCCCGAAGGTGAAAACTCCATTATTACCCTGCTTCGTACCGCAAGCGCACTTGGTAACGGAGAAATGCAGTTCAACTATCTTGATAACGCAACTCTTCTCGATGCCCAGAAGCATCCCGAGAATTACCGTGACCTCGTTGTACGCGTAGCCGGATACTCTGCATTCTTCGTAGAGCTCTGCAAAGACGTACAGGATGAAATCATCAGCCGTACCATGATGAACGACATCTAG
- the cutD gene encoding choline TMA-lyase-activating enzyme gives MIERKAQIFNVQKYNMHDGPGVRTLVFFQGCPLRCEWCSNPEGQFKKHEILYKKDQCINCGACVPVCPVGIHKMDAAGEHIIDRDIECVGCRKCEVACLQSALAIVGETKTISELLDIIEEDRPFYETSGGGVTLGGGEVLSQPEAAASLLQACKQRGINTAIETCGYARPEVIEKVAPFVDLFLFDVKHMNSERHREITGVRNEMILQNLVWLLENRHNVKIRMPMLKGVNDGEEEILQLVELLKPYQDLKNFKGVDLLPYHKMGVNKYTQLGWDYPVAGDPKLSEADLERIEQAISKYNFPVAVVRH, from the coding sequence GTGATCGAAAGAAAAGCTCAGATATTCAACGTCCAGAAGTACAATATGCATGACGGACCGGGAGTACGGACTCTCGTCTTCTTTCAGGGTTGCCCCCTGCGCTGTGAATGGTGCTCAAATCCCGAGGGACAGTTTAAAAAACACGAGATCCTTTACAAAAAGGATCAGTGTATCAACTGCGGGGCATGTGTCCCCGTCTGTCCCGTTGGTATCCATAAAATGGATGCGGCCGGAGAACACATAATCGACCGCGATATTGAATGTGTCGGCTGTCGTAAGTGTGAAGTAGCCTGCCTACAGAGTGCGCTGGCCATTGTGGGCGAAACAAAGACAATTTCTGAACTGCTCGATATTATTGAAGAGGACCGCCCTTTCTACGAAACATCCGGTGGCGGGGTGACTCTCGGCGGCGGTGAAGTGCTGTCCCAGCCCGAAGCTGCGGCGAGCCTGCTGCAGGCCTGCAAGCAGCGCGGCATCAATACAGCCATTGAAACCTGTGGTTATGCTCGTCCGGAAGTGATCGAAAAGGTTGCTCCCTTTGTGGACCTCTTTCTTTTTGACGTCAAACATATGAATTCCGAACGCCACCGTGAAATCACCGGTGTGCGCAATGAGATGATTCTCCAGAACTTGGTCTGGCTTCTTGAAAACAGGCATAACGTGAAGATCAGAATGCCCATGCTTAAAGGCGTCAATGATGGAGAAGAGGAAATCCTGCAGCTGGTAGAGCTGCTTAAGCCCTATCAGGATTTAAAAAATTTCAAGGGAGTGGACCTGCTTCCTTATCATAAGATGGGCGTCAACAAGTACACCCAGCTTGGCTGGGATTACCCGGTCGCAGGTGATCCAAAACTCAGCGAAGCCGATCTTGAGCGCATTGAGCAGGCCATCAGCAAATACAATTTTCCAGTCGCGGTAGTTAGACATTAA
- a CDS encoding BMC domain-containing protein, whose product MDALGFIETKGLLAAVEGADAMLKAAAVTLLEKNISGGGLVTVTVSGEVSAVQASVEAGAAAIRRIAGTELVSQHVIARPYDEISKIIATSAPVVEKEISREVAQSPASAEEQAGSALVEEKVEAEDVSEVEPEVLKEEIEAPTVQESAPEAEKTVPEAPRAVKAKEVTTQYKPAELRKMKISKVRQIARNLEGISLTNEEVKKATKKTLIDAIINVTRQIEE is encoded by the coding sequence ATGGACGCACTTGGATTCATCGAAACAAAAGGGCTGCTGGCCGCTGTTGAAGGAGCAGACGCAATGCTCAAGGCTGCTGCAGTTACCCTGCTGGAGAAAAATATTTCCGGCGGCGGTTTAGTTACCGTAACTGTTAGCGGAGAAGTCTCCGCGGTACAGGCTTCCGTTGAAGCCGGTGCAGCTGCCATCAGGCGCATCGCAGGAACAGAGCTCGTTTCTCAGCATGTGATAGCTCGGCCTTACGATGAAATCAGTAAGATTATCGCAACCAGCGCTCCGGTAGTGGAAAAAGAAATTTCGCGGGAAGTCGCACAATCACCCGCTTCTGCGGAAGAGCAGGCTGGGTCGGCTCTCGTGGAAGAAAAAGTCGAAGCTGAAGATGTTTCTGAAGTAGAGCCTGAGGTTCTGAAAGAAGAGATTGAAGCTCCGACAGTGCAGGAGTCCGCACCCGAAGCTGAAAAAACTGTTCCGGAAGCTCCCCGCGCCGTTAAAGCAAAGGAAGTAACCACGCAGTATAAGCCCGCGGAACTCAGGAAAATGAAAATCAGTAAGGTTCGGCAGATAGCCCGGAACTTGGAAGGAATTTCCCTGACCAATGAAGAGGTCAAAAAGGCCACCAAGAAAACCCTTATTGACGCGATTATAAATGTTACCAGGCAGATAGAGGAGTAA
- a CDS encoding acetaldehyde dehydrogenase (acetylating), with protein sequence MVDKDLLSIQEARSLVRAAKKAQAELAELGQEKVDGIVKAISEAAYAQAESLAALAVEETGFGKVQDKKAKNVLASKSLFEAIKDMKTIGVLCDDKERKVVEIAVPMGVIAGIVPSTNPTSTTIYKSMIALKSGNAIVFTPHPSAKKCIGKTVEMIRSVLHDCGVCEDLVSVMSVPTIQGSGELMKVADLILATGGPGMVKAAYSSGTPALGVGAGNVPAYIERSADIKDAVTKIFASKTFDNGTVCASEQSVITESCIAEQVKYELSAQGGYFLYGEDLAKVKAVMERGNGSMNPAIVGRDAAYIANLAGITVPAGTRLLISDEKGVGAKYPFSKEKLTALLGFYVVEDWKEACELCHALLENGGIGHSLAIHSKNEEVIREFGMKKPVSRMLVNTPSTHGAVGLSTSLFPSFTLGCGTVGGSATSDNVTPLNLMNVRRIAYDLGNTCCAAAPASSVAASDSIDVQAITAMIVEQLKQMA encoded by the coding sequence ATGGTAGACAAAGATTTATTGTCCATTCAAGAAGCCCGTTCACTGGTTCGTGCCGCCAAGAAAGCTCAGGCTGAGCTGGCGGAACTGGGTCAGGAAAAGGTTGACGGCATTGTAAAGGCTATTTCCGAAGCAGCTTACGCTCAGGCTGAATCTCTTGCTGCGCTTGCAGTTGAAGAAACAGGTTTCGGTAAGGTTCAAGACAAGAAAGCCAAGAACGTTCTCGCAAGTAAAAGCCTTTTCGAAGCAATCAAAGATATGAAAACTATCGGTGTGCTTTGCGACGACAAGGAAAGGAAAGTTGTCGAGATCGCCGTACCTATGGGTGTTATCGCAGGGATCGTTCCCTCCACCAACCCCACATCTACGACTATCTATAAGTCCATGATTGCCCTGAAGTCCGGGAACGCGATTGTTTTCACTCCGCACCCCAGCGCAAAGAAATGCATCGGTAAAACCGTTGAAATGATCCGTTCCGTACTCCACGATTGCGGCGTATGCGAAGATCTGGTCAGCGTAATGAGCGTTCCTACCATTCAGGGTAGCGGCGAGCTTATGAAAGTAGCCGACCTTATTCTTGCCACCGGTGGTCCGGGCATGGTTAAAGCTGCATACAGCTCCGGTACCCCCGCCCTCGGTGTTGGTGCTGGTAACGTACCCGCTTACATCGAAAGAAGCGCGGACATCAAAGATGCCGTGACCAAGATTTTTGCAAGTAAGACCTTTGACAACGGCACTGTCTGCGCATCCGAGCAGTCTGTTATCACCGAGTCCTGCATTGCAGAGCAGGTTAAATACGAACTGAGCGCCCAGGGCGGTTATTTCCTTTACGGTGAAGATCTGGCCAAAGTTAAAGCTGTCATGGAACGTGGAAACGGCTCTATGAACCCTGCAATTGTAGGCCGCGATGCTGCTTACATCGCAAATCTGGCCGGCATCACCGTGCCCGCTGGAACCCGTCTGCTCATCTCTGATGAAAAAGGCGTCGGTGCGAAGTACCCCTTCTCCAAGGAAAAACTTACCGCACTGCTCGGCTTTTACGTTGTTGAAGATTGGAAGGAAGCTTGTGAGCTGTGCCACGCACTGCTGGAAAACGGCGGTATCGGCCACTCCCTCGCAATTCATTCCAAGAATGAAGAAGTTATCCGTGAATTCGGTATGAAGAAGCCCGTTTCCAGAATGCTGGTTAACACTCCGTCCACCCACGGTGCTGTTGGTCTCTCTACCTCTCTCTTCCCCTCCTTTACCCTTGGTTGCGGTACTGTAGGCGGAAGTGCGACTTCCGATAACGTTACTCCGCTCAACCTCATGAACGTGAGAAGAATTGCTTACGATCTCGGGAATACCTGCTGTGCAGCAGCTCCTGCTTCATCCGTAGCAGCTTCCGATTCCATCGACGTGCAGGCAATCACCGCCATGATCGTCGAGCAGCTCAAACAGATGGCATAG
- the eutM gene encoding ethanolamine utilization microcompartment protein EutM: MSSLNALGMIETKGLVGAVEAADAMVKAANVTLVGKTQVGGGLVTVMVRGDVGAVKAATDAGAAAAQHVGELISVHVIPRPHGEVEIILPKAEG; the protein is encoded by the coding sequence ATGTCCTCATTGAACGCACTGGGTATGATTGAAACCAAAGGTCTCGTTGGCGCAGTTGAAGCAGCTGACGCAATGGTAAAAGCAGCAAACGTAACTCTGGTCGGTAAGACTCAGGTTGGCGGCGGTCTCGTTACTGTTATGGTTCGCGGTGATGTTGGTGCTGTTAAAGCAGCAACCGACGCAGGCGCAGCAGCTGCACAGCACGTTGGTGAACTGATCAGCGTTCACGTTATTCCCCGCCCTCACGGCGAAGTTGAAATCATCCTTCCCAAAGCTGAAGGTTAA
- a CDS encoding phosphate propanoyltransferase, which produces MNEQAINEIMEGVIKGVINQLKTEAPNVSVSCGATGPIPVELSARHVHLSEQDALELFGKPLTPVRELSQPGQFLCEERVRLIGPKGVMDNVAVLGPARSASQVEISNTEARTLGIKAPVRQSGDIKGTPGIILASQTGIVGLEEGVIVAARHIHMSPEDGDKFGVKDNDRVCVRLESERPVILEDVVCRVHPEFKLAMHIDPDEGNSAGWNKSVTGKIVR; this is translated from the coding sequence ATGAACGAACAAGCCATCAATGAGATTATGGAAGGGGTCATCAAGGGCGTTATCAACCAGTTGAAGACCGAAGCTCCCAATGTATCCGTTTCCTGCGGTGCAACCGGACCCATCCCCGTAGAACTTTCCGCCCGCCACGTTCACCTCAGCGAGCAGGATGCTCTTGAACTTTTCGGTAAACCTTTGACTCCGGTGCGGGAACTTTCCCAGCCCGGACAGTTTCTCTGTGAAGAGAGAGTGCGTCTCATCGGGCCCAAAGGCGTTATGGATAACGTCGCAGTGCTCGGTCCCGCACGTTCCGCATCACAGGTCGAAATTTCCAACACTGAAGCGCGTACTCTGGGCATTAAAGCTCCGGTTCGCCAGTCCGGTGACATCAAAGGAACTCCAGGTATCATCCTCGCTTCGCAGACCGGCATAGTCGGACTTGAAGAGGGTGTTATCGTTGCTGCCCGCCATATCCACATGTCCCCCGAAGACGGGGACAAGTTCGGAGTGAAAGATAATGACCGCGTATGTGTCCGCCTTGAAAGCGAACGCCCGGTTATTCTTGAAGACGTCGTTTGCCGCGTTCATCCCGAATTCAAGCTGGCTATGCATATAGATCCTGATGAAGGCAACAGCGCAGGCTGGAATAAGTCTGTTACCGGTAAGATTGTAAGATAA